From Sphingopyxis sp. MWB1, a single genomic window includes:
- a CDS encoding class II 3-deoxy-7-phosphoheptulonate synthase has product MTKNWQPHSWRDFDARQLPTYGDTEKLARVERELADYPPLVFAGEARELTNELARAAEGKAFLLQGGDCAESFAEFHPNNIRDTFRVLLQMAVVLTFASKMPVVKLGRMAGQFAKPRSADMEEVNGTELPSYRGDIINDIAFEAEGRAPDPQRMIRAYNQSAATLNLLRAFAHGGYANLHQVNAWTHDFMDRSPWAQKYQETAARISEALAFMEACGVTPETVPQIKGTSFYTSHEALLLPYEQALTRQDSLTGGWYDTSGHFLWVGDRTRFEGSAHIEYLRGIGNPIGMKCGPSLEADALLRLLDTLNPDHVPGRMTLITRYGHDKIEAHLPKLVRAVKESGHPVVWSCDPMHGNVIKTGNGYKTRPFERILAEVRGFFAVHRAEGTHGGGIHIEMTGQNVTECTGGAMDVTQMDLADRYHTHCDPRLNAGQSLELAFLLAEMLNQEVSDRARQAA; this is encoded by the coding sequence ATGACGAAAAATTGGCAACCGCACAGCTGGCGCGATTTTGATGCCCGGCAACTTCCCACCTATGGCGATACGGAAAAGCTCGCCCGCGTGGAGCGTGAACTTGCCGATTATCCGCCGCTCGTCTTTGCCGGCGAAGCGCGCGAATTGACCAACGAGCTCGCCCGCGCGGCCGAGGGCAAGGCCTTTTTGCTGCAAGGCGGCGACTGCGCCGAAAGCTTTGCGGAATTTCACCCGAATAATATTCGCGACACTTTCCGTGTGCTTTTGCAAATGGCGGTGGTGCTGACCTTCGCCTCGAAAATGCCGGTGGTGAAGCTTGGCCGCATGGCCGGGCAGTTTGCCAAGCCGCGGTCGGCGGACATGGAAGAGGTGAACGGCACCGAATTGCCGAGCTATCGCGGCGATATCATCAACGATATCGCGTTCGAGGCAGAGGGCCGCGCGCCCGATCCGCAGCGGATGATCAGGGCCTATAACCAGTCGGCGGCCACGCTCAACCTGCTGCGCGCCTTTGCCCATGGCGGCTATGCCAATCTGCATCAGGTCAACGCCTGGACCCATGATTTCATGGACCGCAGCCCCTGGGCGCAGAAATATCAGGAAACCGCCGCGCGCATTTCCGAAGCGCTCGCTTTCATGGAAGCTTGCGGCGTGACCCCCGAAACCGTGCCGCAGATCAAGGGCACCAGCTTTTACACCAGCCACGAAGCGCTGCTGCTCCCCTATGAGCAAGCCCTCACCCGGCAGGACAGCCTGACCGGCGGCTGGTATGACACGTCGGGCCATTTCCTGTGGGTCGGCGACCGCACCCGCTTCGAAGGGTCGGCGCATATCGAATATCTGCGCGGTATCGGCAATCCCATCGGCATGAAATGCGGCCCCAGCCTGGAGGCCGACGCGCTGCTGCGCCTGCTCGACACGCTCAACCCCGATCATGTGCCGGGGCGGATGACGCTGATCACCCGCTATGGCCATGACAAGATCGAGGCGCATCTGCCCAAACTGGTGCGCGCGGTAAAGGAATCGGGTCATCCCGTCGTCTGGTCGTGCGACCCGATGCACGGCAATGTCATCAAGACGGGCAATGGCTATAAAACCCGGCCCTTCGAACGCATCCTCGCCGAAGTGCGCGGTTTCTTCGCCGTTCACCGCGCCGAGGGCACCCATGGCGGCGGCATTCATATCGAAATGACCGGCCAGAATGTCACCGAATGCACCGGCGGGGCGATGGATGTGACCCAGATGGATCTGGCCGACCGCTATCACACCCATTGCGACCCGCGCCTCAACGCGGGCCAAAGCCTCGAACTCGCCTTCCTGCTGGCTGAAATGCTCAATCAGGAAGTGAGCGACCGCGCCCGACAGGCGGCCTGA
- a CDS encoding M28 family peptidase — MKKPTFRAALAASALIGLAVPAIPAAFAAPVAADTPITEAELAAHIRVLASDAFEGRAPGTAGEDRTIAYIAGEWARAGLEPVKGSDTPWLQPVPLVESRSLGGEAQFRAKGRAIRLDPQGLLLNSRDAEASLDNLPVMFVGYGVDAEGNVTADVAGKAAIMFFENPPYGKDLPRYRERRRMLAEAGAKAVLVVAPEALGWERLRGAMSAASIERVQESGEPAISGFLSQAAADTLFKQAGFAVDPLRQAASDPGYRGAALPLTADLSARTEVRAFDSHNVIARLPGANPDGKAVLFLGHWDHLGLCAPEGAADRICNGAVDNASGIAVLIEVAKRLAKGPRPDRDIYFLATTAEEKGLLGAYHFADHPAVPLSDITVALNLDTVAISPRGTPVATIGRGRPAHDALVTEVATRLGRKIDSDGEADPFVQRQDGWALGAKGVASLMVGGSFSDMALLEAFLGDDYHGPGDEFSDKIPLGGAAEDADLHVALGRAFADKQRWPGTGD, encoded by the coding sequence ATGAAGAAACCGACCTTTCGAGCCGCGCTGGCGGCTTCCGCCCTGATCGGCCTTGCCGTTCCCGCCATCCCCGCCGCTTTTGCTGCTCCCGTCGCCGCCGACACACCCATCACCGAGGCAGAGCTTGCCGCGCATATCCGGGTGCTGGCGAGCGACGCCTTTGAAGGGCGCGCGCCCGGCACGGCGGGCGAGGATCGCACCATCGCCTATATTGCCGGCGAATGGGCGCGGGCGGGGCTGGAGCCCGTCAAAGGCAGCGACACGCCCTGGCTTCAGCCGGTGCCGCTGGTCGAAAGCCGGTCACTGGGCGGCGAAGCGCAGTTTCGCGCCAAGGGACGGGCGATCAGGCTCGATCCGCAGGGTCTGTTGCTGAACAGCCGCGATGCCGAAGCTTCGCTCGACAATCTGCCGGTCATGTTTGTCGGCTATGGCGTCGATGCGGAGGGCAATGTGACCGCCGATGTCGCGGGCAAGGCCGCGATCATGTTCTTTGAAAATCCGCCCTATGGCAAGGATCTGCCCCGCTATCGCGAGCGGCGCCGGATGCTCGCCGAAGCGGGCGCCAAGGCGGTGCTGGTCGTTGCGCCGGAGGCGCTGGGTTGGGAGCGGCTGCGCGGCGCGATGAGCGCTGCCAGCATCGAGCGCGTGCAGGAAAGCGGCGAACCCGCCATCAGCGGTTTTCTGTCGCAGGCCGCGGCCGATACGCTGTTCAAACAGGCCGGGTTTGCGGTGGACCCATTGCGGCAGGCGGCCAGCGACCCCGGCTATCGCGGCGCGGCCCTGCCGCTGACCGCCGACCTGTCCGCGCGGACCGAGGTGCGTGCCTTTGACAGCCATAATGTGATCGCCCGCCTTCCCGGCGCCAACCCCGATGGCAAGGCGGTGCTGTTCCTGGGGCATTGGGACCATCTGGGCCTTTGCGCGCCCGAAGGGGCCGCCGACCGTATCTGCAACGGCGCCGTCGACAATGCGAGCGGCATCGCCGTGCTGATCGAAGTGGCAAAACGACTGGCCAAGGGGCCGCGCCCCGACCGCGATATTTATTTCCTTGCCACCACGGCCGAGGAAAAAGGGCTGCTCGGCGCCTATCATTTCGCCGATCATCCGGCGGTGCCCTTGTCCGACATCACGGTGGCGTTGAACCTCGATACGGTGGCGATCTCGCCGCGGGGCACGCCGGTGGCGACCATCGGACGCGGGCGCCCCGCCCATGATGCGCTGGTCACCGAAGTCGCGACGCGGCTCGGCCGCAAGATTGACAGCGATGGTGAAGCCGACCCCTTTGTCCAGCGTCAGGACGGCTGGGCCTTGGGCGCCAAGGGCGTCGCATCGCTGATGGTGGGCGGCAGCTTCTCCGACATGGCCCTGCTCGAAGCCTTTTTGGGCGATGATTACCACGGCCCCGGCGATGAATTTTCGGACAAGATCCCGCTGGGCGGGGCGGCAGAGGATGCCGATCTGCATGTCGCGCTGGGCCGGGCCTTTGCCGACAAGCAGCGGTGGCCGGGGACGGGGGATTAA
- a CDS encoding HpcH/HpaI aldolase/citrate lyase family protein, whose product MFVPDIAPRSLLYVPASNARALEKAPGLKADMIIIDLEDAVPQERKREARTAMRAAVEAGFAGKRVAVRINGTGSAHQAEDIAAIAGLALDALVLPKVERPADLDPLRGCGLPLFAMIETPAAIYAARDIAADPAVRALIAGLNDLAHELRLPDAMDRGAMSHAIQAIVLAARAGGVWGFDGVYNAIDDAAGFAAEAAEGRRLGFDGKTLIHPSQVEPCNSAFAPNAREIAEAEALVAAATGGAQRHAGRMIEDMHVAAARALLERARR is encoded by the coding sequence ATGTTTGTGCCCGATATTGCCCCCCGTTCGCTCCTTTATGTTCCCGCATCCAATGCCCGCGCGCTGGAAAAGGCGCCGGGACTGAAAGCCGACATGATCATCATCGACCTGGAGGATGCGGTGCCCCAGGAGCGCAAGCGCGAAGCGCGCACCGCCATGCGCGCGGCGGTGGAGGCGGGCTTTGCAGGAAAGAGGGTCGCCGTGCGGATCAATGGCACGGGGAGCGCGCATCAGGCCGAGGATATCGCCGCCATCGCGGGGCTGGCGCTCGATGCGCTGGTGCTGCCCAAGGTCGAGCGGCCCGCCGACCTTGATCCCTTGCGCGGCTGCGGCCTGCCGCTGTTCGCGATGATCGAGACCCCGGCGGCCATTTATGCCGCGCGCGACATTGCCGCTGACCCGGCGGTGCGCGCGCTGATCGCGGGGCTCAACGACCTTGCCCATGAGCTGCGGCTTCCCGACGCGATGGATCGCGGCGCGATGAGCCATGCCATTCAGGCGATTGTGCTGGCCGCGCGCGCGGGCGGCGTCTGGGGTTTTGACGGGGTTTATAATGCGATCGACGATGCCGCGGGCTTTGCCGCCGAAGCCGCCGAAGGGCGGCGGCTGGGGTTCGATGGCAAGACGCTGATCCACCCGTCGCAGGTCGAACCCTGCAATAGCGCCTTTGCGCCCAATGCGCGCGAGATTGCCGAGGCCGAAGCGCTGGTTGCCGCTGCAACCGGCGGAGCCCAGCGTCATGCGGGACGGATGATCGAGGACATGCATGTCGCCGCGGCGCGCGCGCTGCTCGAACGCGCCCGCCGCTGA
- a CDS encoding SPFH domain-containing protein → MAFALTLVVLALVFIVWTLTPVRQGYAYTIERFGRYTRTAQPGLNFIMPIFDRVGRKVNMMEQVLDIPGQEIITKDNAMIAVDGVVFFQVLDAAKAAYEVSDLYLSIMNLTTTNLRTVMGSMDLDETLSKRDEINARLLHVVDDATTPWGVKITRVEVKDIRPPADISNAMARQMKAEREKRAAILEAEGMRASEILRAEGEKQGQILQAEGRREAAFRDAEAREREAEAEAKATQMVSDAIANGNAQAINYFIAQKYVEAVEQFATSPNSKTILFPVEATQLIGTLGGIGELARDALGRPGNQAEK, encoded by the coding sequence ATGGCCTTCGCTTTGACGCTGGTGGTGCTGGCACTGGTGTTTATCGTGTGGACGCTGACCCCGGTTCGGCAGGGCTATGCCTATACCATCGAACGCTTTGGCCGTTACACGCGCACCGCGCAGCCCGGGCTCAACTTCATCATGCCGATCTTCGACCGCGTCGGACGCAAGGTGAATATGATGGAGCAGGTGCTCGACATTCCGGGGCAGGAAATCATCACCAAGGACAATGCGATGATCGCGGTCGACGGGGTGGTGTTCTTTCAGGTGCTTGACGCCGCCAAGGCCGCCTATGAGGTCAGCGACCTTTATCTCTCGATCATGAACCTGACGACGACCAATCTTCGCACCGTCATGGGGTCGATGGATCTCGACGAAACCCTGTCCAAACGCGATGAAATCAATGCGCGGTTGCTGCATGTCGTCGACGATGCCACCACCCCCTGGGGCGTGAAGATCACCCGCGTCGAGGTCAAGGACATCCGCCCGCCCGCCGACATCTCCAACGCCATGGCCCGCCAGATGAAAGCAGAACGCGAAAAGCGCGCCGCCATCCTCGAAGCCGAAGGGATGCGTGCTTCGGAAATCCTGCGCGCAGAGGGCGAGAAGCAAGGACAGATATTACAGGCCGAAGGGCGCCGCGAAGCCGCATTCCGGGACGCCGAAGCGCGCGAACGCGAGGCCGAAGCCGAAGCCAAGGCAACACAAATGGTGAGCGACGCCATCGCCAATGGCAATGCGCAGGCCATCAACTATTTCATCGCGCAAAAATATGTCGAAGCGGTGGAGCAATTTGCCACCAGCCCCAACAGCAAGACCATCCTCTTCCCCGTCGAGGCGACGCAACTCATTGGGACATTGGGCGGAATCGGTGAACTGGCACGCGACGCCCTTGGCCGTCCGGGAAATCAGGCGGAGAAATAA
- a CDS encoding NfeD family protein, whose protein sequence is MADSPLVMAPHWLWLSLGVLLVAIEILVPGFFLIWLGTAAIITGALVWVLPLAIPAQLGLFAVLSFIVLYGARHWLRDNPINSSDPHLNQRAGRLVGEILTVTKAIEDGRGRAKVGDGEWPVCGPDAAAGSKVRVVTADGGVLGVEPA, encoded by the coding sequence ATGGCAGACAGTCCGTTAGTAATGGCCCCCCACTGGCTCTGGCTATCCCTCGGCGTGCTGCTTGTCGCGATCGAGATTTTGGTGCCGGGCTTTTTTCTGATCTGGCTGGGCACAGCCGCGATCATTACGGGTGCGCTGGTGTGGGTGCTGCCACTGGCCATCCCCGCCCAATTAGGCCTGTTTGCCGTGCTGTCCTTCATCGTTCTCTATGGCGCGCGACACTGGCTTCGTGACAATCCGATCAACAGCAGCGATCCGCATCTCAATCAACGCGCCGGACGACTCGTCGGCGAAATACTGACCGTAACCAAAGCGATTGAGGATGGTCGGGGCCGCGCGAAGGTCGGCGATGGCGAATGGCCGGTCTGCGGACCCGATGCAGCAGCGGGCAGCAAGGTGCGCGTTGTTACCGCAGACGGCGGCGTCCTGGGGGTAGAGCCAGCGTAG
- a CDS encoding GNAT family N-acetyltransferase, with the protein MIDRGSPDGHDWMMIRAAPMLKTERLCLRSQRFADKQAHIAMWADPRVTRFIGGDPRAPDASWQRFLGAAGLWPVMGFGYWVFADRTSDKLIGMGGLSYFCRGIPELEDLPEAGWAFDADHWGAGYATEAMRAALGWADENLDAKEIRCIIDPDNALSERVSAKLGFRRIGESDALGHIVAIYSRPRGG; encoded by the coding sequence GTGATTGACCGGGGCAGCCCGGATGGGCATGACTGGATGATGATCCGTGCGGCCCCTATGCTCAAAACCGAGCGTCTCTGTCTTCGGTCCCAGCGTTTTGCAGACAAGCAGGCGCATATCGCCATGTGGGCCGATCCGCGCGTCACGCGCTTCATTGGGGGCGATCCCCGCGCACCGGACGCCAGTTGGCAGCGCTTTTTGGGAGCGGCGGGGCTATGGCCGGTGATGGGCTTTGGCTATTGGGTGTTCGCTGATCGAACAAGCGATAAGCTGATCGGCATGGGCGGCCTGAGCTATTTCTGCCGCGGTATCCCCGAATTGGAAGATCTGCCGGAGGCCGGCTGGGCCTTTGATGCCGACCATTGGGGCGCGGGCTATGCCACCGAGGCGATGCGCGCCGCGCTTGGATGGGCTGACGAAAATCTGGACGCCAAAGAGATACGCTGCATTATTGATCCTGACAACGCACTTTCGGAACGCGTATCGGCGAAACTCGGCTTTCGGCGTATCGGCGAAAGCGATGCGCTCGGGCATATTGTGGCGATATATAGTCGGCCGCGAGGGGGATGA
- a CDS encoding TetR/AcrR family transcriptional regulator, producing MATITKKRLTPEESRSVALEAARLILIEAGPQAVTLKAVAGRIDRTHANLLHHFGSAAGLQKALAAYLAETVCATIGEKMASTPPGERNVREIVDLAFDAFDEGGAGGLASWMLMSGNEDALDPIIESIHRLIDGMAPDAQEKRLMHEDTLALVLMALGDAQLGGPMAAALDLPRDTARALAAELISNRMAAFWAEHGGKPVNG from the coding sequence GTGGCAACGATCACCAAGAAGCGGCTCACGCCGGAGGAAAGCCGCTCCGTCGCCTTGGAGGCCGCACGCCTGATACTGATCGAAGCGGGGCCACAGGCCGTCACGCTGAAGGCGGTAGCGGGGCGCATCGACCGCACGCACGCCAATCTTCTCCACCATTTTGGCAGCGCGGCGGGACTGCAAAAGGCACTTGCGGCCTATCTCGCCGAAACAGTCTGCGCGACCATTGGCGAAAAAATGGCATCGACTCCTCCGGGTGAGCGTAATGTGCGCGAGATCGTCGATCTGGCCTTCGATGCTTTTGACGAAGGCGGTGCGGGGGGCCTTGCTTCCTGGATGTTGATGAGCGGCAATGAAGATGCGCTCGACCCGATCATCGAATCAATCCATCGGTTGATCGACGGCATGGCGCCCGATGCACAGGAAAAGAGACTGATGCACGAAGATACGCTGGCCTTGGTGCTGATGGCACTAGGGGATGCGCAGCTGGGCGGACCTATGGCGGCAGCACTTGATCTTCCCCGCGATACAGCCCGTGCATTGGCCGCCGAGTTGATCTCCAACCGCATGGCCGCCTTTTGGGCGGAGCATGGGGGAAAGCCCGTCAACGGATAA
- the obgE gene encoding GTPase ObgE, which produces MHFLDQAKIFIKSGDGGPGAVSFRREKYIEYGGPDGGNGGKGGDIVFEAVAGLNTLIDFRYTQHFKARRGTPGAGRDRTGAGGDDLVIKVPVGTQILADDDERSLLADLTKEGDRVAFLRGGDGGRGNASYKSSTNRAPRQHGPGWPGEEMWVWLRLKLLADAGLVGLPNAGKSTFINAVTNAQAKVGAYAFTTTRPQLGVVTHKGQEFVVADIPGLIEGAADGAGVGDRFLGHIERCRVLLHLVDANDEDVGTSYRIVRDELEAYGGGLSDKPVIVALNKVDTLDEELIAALSAELESESRLPVMALSGASGTGIDAVLDKLLEAIGPSRKSAAEAQENGDWSPL; this is translated from the coding sequence ATGCATTTTCTCGATCAAGCCAAGATTTTCATCAAGTCGGGCGACGGCGGACCCGGCGCCGTCAGCTTCCGGCGCGAGAAATATATTGAATATGGCGGCCCCGACGGCGGCAATGGCGGAAAAGGCGGCGATATCGTCTTCGAAGCGGTCGCCGGGCTGAACACGCTGATCGACTTTCGCTATACGCAGCATTTCAAGGCACGGCGCGGAACCCCCGGCGCGGGACGCGACCGGACCGGTGCGGGCGGCGACGATCTGGTGATCAAGGTGCCCGTGGGCACGCAGATACTTGCCGATGACGACGAACGCAGCTTGCTCGCCGATCTGACCAAAGAAGGGGACCGTGTTGCCTTTCTGCGCGGCGGCGATGGAGGGCGCGGCAACGCCAGCTATAAAAGTTCGACCAATCGCGCACCCCGCCAACATGGGCCGGGCTGGCCGGGCGAGGAAATGTGGGTGTGGCTACGGCTGAAGCTGCTGGCCGATGCCGGCCTGGTCGGCCTGCCGAATGCCGGAAAATCGACCTTCATAAACGCCGTCACCAATGCGCAGGCCAAGGTCGGCGCCTATGCCTTTACCACCACCCGTCCTCAGCTCGGCGTCGTGACGCACAAGGGACAGGAGTTTGTCGTCGCCGATATACCGGGACTGATAGAGGGCGCCGCCGATGGTGCGGGAGTGGGCGACCGATTTCTTGGACATATCGAACGCTGCCGTGTACTTTTGCATCTGGTCGACGCGAATGACGAGGATGTCGGGACAAGCTATCGCATCGTGCGCGACGAGCTAGAAGCTTATGGTGGCGGGCTTTCCGACAAGCCAGTGATCGTGGCACTGAACAAGGTCGACACCCTCGACGAAGAGCTGATCGCCGCTCTGTCAGCCGAGCTGGAAAGTGAAAGTCGCCTGCCGGTGATGGCTCTGTCGGGAGCCAGCGGAACAGGGATAGATGCCGTCCTCGACAAGCTGCTCGAAGCCATTGGCCCGAGTCGAAAGTCGGCCGCAGAAGCGCAGGAAAACGGTGACTGGTCGCCGCTCTGA
- a CDS encoding MipA/OmpV family protein: protein MSPKIIVRSSIAVFLVTATPAPLHAQTGEEAPMRTRVFLGPQMTPEYPGSKDMSIGPFLDLSRSPVGTPMEFEAPDESAGLGLLGDHRFSIGPAVNLLGKRRASDTDDILPSIKRSIELGGFVQAWITPEFRLRAEARKAVSGHKGWNGDIGVDYVAREGDDWLLSVGPRVTLGDAQMHRTYFGVTPSEAAASDLDAFDPGGGIRSVGMTVGYLHQFDRHWGVAGYARYDRLVGDAASSPVTRSFGTRSQPSAGIALSYTFGGAR, encoded by the coding sequence ATGTCCCCCAAAATTATTGTTCGCTCATCGATCGCTGTATTTCTGGTCACAGCGACACCCGCCCCGCTTCATGCTCAGACCGGCGAAGAGGCGCCGATGCGTACCCGTGTGTTTTTGGGGCCGCAGATGACGCCCGAATATCCTGGCTCCAAGGATATGAGTATAGGCCCCTTCCTCGACCTCTCCCGTTCACCTGTCGGCACGCCCATGGAATTTGAAGCGCCCGACGAGAGCGCGGGTTTGGGTCTTTTGGGTGATCATCGTTTTTCTATTGGCCCGGCGGTCAATCTGCTTGGCAAACGCCGCGCCTCCGATACCGATGATATTCTCCCGTCCATCAAACGCAGCATCGAGCTGGGGGGCTTTGTCCAGGCATGGATCACTCCCGAATTTCGCCTCCGCGCCGAAGCCCGCAAAGCGGTGAGCGGGCACAAGGGCTGGAATGGCGATATCGGCGTCGATTATGTTGCACGTGAAGGCGACGATTGGCTTTTGTCCGTCGGGCCCCGCGTCACGCTGGGCGATGCCCAAATGCATCGCACCTATTTCGGCGTAACGCCGAGTGAAGCTGCGGCTTCGGACCTCGACGCCTTTGACCCCGGCGGCGGGATTCGCTCAGTCGGCATGACGGTCGGTTATCTGCACCAGTTCGATCGTCATTGGGGCGTCGCGGGCTATGCGCGCTATGACCGGCTGGTCGGCGACGCCGCCTCTTCGCCTGTCACCCGCAGCTTTGGCACACGCAGCCAGCCGTCGGCCGGTATTGCGCTCAGCTACACCTTCGGCGGCGCGCGATAA
- the proB gene encoding glutamate 5-kinase — translation MLFAPATCSRLIVKIGSALLVDDSGAVRADWLAGIAADIALRAQSGQQIAVVSSGAIALGARKLGLSKGGRASLEDAQAAAATGQIALSRVWADVLGAEGLTAAQILVTLDDLEHRRRYLNAAATLNRLLGLGVVPVINENDSVATEEIRFGDNDRLAARVAQAAGAQGVLLLSDIDGLYDRNPAQPGARHIERIERIDAVVEAMADTGSASGMGSGGMVSKIAAARIANAAGAHLAIASGRVERPLSTAARHSLFVADKSAGARKAWLAGGLTAKGRLTIDAGAVKALRGGASLLAAGVRAASGDFARGDILDIADPDDRVIARGLSEYPAVDAAAILGLGREAQAAALGYAPRSAVVHRDHMVLL, via the coding sequence ATGTTGTTCGCGCCCGCCACCTGTTCCCGGCTGATCGTCAAAATCGGATCGGCGCTGCTTGTCGATGACAGCGGCGCGGTCCGGGCCGACTGGCTTGCCGGAATCGCCGCCGATATCGCCCTTCGCGCCCAAAGCGGCCAGCAAATCGCTGTGGTTTCCTCCGGCGCTATCGCGCTCGGCGCGCGAAAACTCGGCCTGTCCAAAGGGGGGCGCGCCAGTCTGGAAGATGCGCAGGCGGCGGCGGCGACAGGGCAGATTGCGCTCAGCCGCGTCTGGGCCGATGTTTTGGGCGCCGAGGGACTGACGGCCGCCCAGATACTCGTGACACTGGACGATCTGGAACATCGCCGCCGCTATCTGAACGCCGCCGCAACGCTCAATCGCTTGCTGGGTCTGGGCGTTGTGCCGGTGATCAACGAAAATGACAGCGTCGCGACTGAGGAAATTCGTTTCGGCGACAATGACCGGCTGGCGGCTCGGGTTGCACAAGCCGCGGGGGCACAGGGCGTCCTGTTGCTTTCCGACATTGACGGGCTTTACGACCGTAATCCTGCCCAGCCCGGCGCCCGCCACATTGAGCGGATTGAGCGGATCGACGCCGTGGTTGAGGCGATGGCGGACACGGGATCGGCATCGGGGATGGGATCCGGCGGCATGGTGTCCAAAATCGCCGCCGCACGTATCGCCAATGCAGCGGGAGCCCATCTCGCCATTGCATCGGGCCGGGTCGAACGGCCCCTGTCCACAGCGGCGCGGCACAGCTTGTTCGTTGCCGATAAAAGCGCCGGCGCACGCAAGGCTTGGCTCGCGGGCGGACTGACCGCCAAAGGGCGGCTGACCATCGACGCGGGCGCAGTCAAGGCGTTACGCGGCGGAGCCAGCCTGCTCGCCGCCGGGGTTCGCGCCGCCAGCGGCGATTTCGCACGCGGCGATATTCTCGATATCGCTGATCCAGATGACCGCGTTATCGCACGCGGCCTGTCCGAATATCCCGCCGTCGATGCCGCCGCCATATTGGGGCTGGGACGCGAAGCGCAGGCTGCAGCGCTTGGCTATGCTCCGCGCAGTGCAGTGGTGCACCGCGACCATATGGTGCTGCTGTGA
- a CDS encoding NAD-dependent epimerase/dehydratase family protein, with protein MTGATGFVGRASLTRALATGWQVRALTRRPQPARKGVTWISGALDQPDSLAEMVAGADVVLHIAGVVNVPDRAAFEAGNAVATSHVVDAARTAGTSRFVHVSSLAAREPDLSNYGWSKARAETVVRASGLDWTIVRPPAVFGPGDTEMLDLFRMARRGIALLPPTGRMSAIYVEELARLLVALCGDRYASIGATYEVDDGHPGGWSHRAFAQEIGRAVGRRHVSTLAIPTLLLKAGGRIDKALRRSGAKLTPDRARYIAHPDWTAGPDAAPPPELWRPEISTRDALAETVRWYRREKWL; from the coding sequence ATGACCGGCGCCACTGGCTTTGTGGGCCGGGCATCGCTGACCCGGGCGCTTGCGACGGGCTGGCAGGTGCGCGCCCTCACTCGGCGGCCACAGCCCGCACGCAAGGGGGTGACATGGATTTCGGGCGCGCTCGACCAGCCTGACAGTCTGGCAGAAATGGTTGCAGGCGCCGATGTGGTGCTGCACATCGCGGGGGTGGTCAACGTCCCCGACCGCGCTGCTTTTGAAGCGGGCAATGCCGTGGCGACGAGCCATGTCGTCGATGCCGCACGGACAGCGGGAACCAGCCGTTTTGTCCATGTGTCTTCACTCGCCGCGCGCGAGCCCGATCTATCGAACTATGGCTGGTCCAAAGCGCGCGCCGAGACGGTGGTGCGAGCAAGCGGGCTAGACTGGACTATTGTGCGGCCGCCTGCCGTGTTCGGCCCCGGCGACACCGAAATGCTCGACCTGTTCCGCATGGCACGACGCGGCATTGCCCTGCTGCCGCCCACTGGTCGCATGTCCGCGATTTATGTCGAGGAGCTGGCGCGCCTGCTCGTCGCTCTCTGCGGCGACCGCTATGCGAGCATCGGCGCGACCTATGAGGTCGACGATGGCCACCCCGGCGGATGGTCGCACCGCGCCTTTGCCCAGGAAATTGGCCGCGCCGTTGGGCGCCGCCATGTGTCAACGCTCGCTATCCCGACGCTGCTACTCAAGGCAGGAGGGCGCATCGACAAGGCGCTGCGGCGGAGCGGCGCCAAGCTGACCCCCGACCGCGCGCGCTATATCGCCCATCCCGATTGGACCGCAGGCCCCGATGCTGCGCCTCCTCCTGAACTATGGAGGCCGGAAATAAGCACGCGCGATGCACTTGCTGAAACGGTGCGATGGTATCGCCGCGAAAAATGGCTGTGA